The Streptomyces sp. NBC_00286 nucleotide sequence TGGGCACCCTGAAAACCTTCAAGGCCGCACCCAAGATCCTCGGGATCTGTGAATACGCCGCGGGCCGGGCTCTCTTCCGTGCGGAGCCCGGCCCGGCGCGTGAGTGTCCCAGCGCCCTGTCTACCGGCGGGCGGTGGTCTTCTTGGCGGTGGTCGTGCGCGCCGTCGACTTCTTGGCGGGCGCCTTCTTGGCGGCCCCCTTCTTGGCAGCGGTCTTCTTGGCAGCCGCGGTCTTGCCGGTCGCCGCCTTCTTGGCGGTGGTCTTCTTGGCCGCGGCCTTGGCGGGCGCCGCCTTCTTGGCGGTCGTCTTCCTGGCCGTGGTCTTCTTGGCGGGCGTGGCCGCCTTCTTGGCGGCGGTCCTCTTGGCCGCCGCCTTCTTGACCGTGGCGGCAGCGCCTCCGGACAGGCTGCCCTTGGGCGCCTTCTTGACCGCCACATCGTGCTTCGGGAGCTTCTTCGAACCGCTCACCAGGTCCTTGAAACCCTGGCCCGCGCGGAAGCGCGGCACGGAGGTCTTCTTGACCCGAACACGCTCCCCGGTCTGGGGGTTACGTGCATAGCGGG carries:
- a CDS encoding HU family DNA-binding protein — encoded protein: MNKAQLVEAIADKVGGRQQAADAVDAVLDAVVRAVVAGERVSVTGFGSFEKVDRPARYARNPQTGERVRVKKTSVPRFRAGQGFKDLVSGSKKLPKHDVAVKKAPKGSLSGGAAATVKKAAAKRTAAKKAATPAKKTTARKTTAKKAAPAKAAAKKTTAKKAATGKTAAAKKTAAKKGAAKKAPAKKSTARTTTAKKTTARR